In Lysobacter luteus, a single window of DNA contains:
- a CDS encoding aldehyde dehydrogenase yields the protein MRLTHWIDGKARETANGRSQPVFDPASARPFAEVAQGDATDVDAAVEAARAAFPTWSALPNSARARWLEKLADALESRLEAFAQAESRDGGKPIKLAREVEIPRAISNLRFFAHAATQFASESHHGEAGLNYTLRPPLGVVATISPWNLPLYLLTWKIAPALAAGNTVVAKPSEITPVTATMLAELAAGIGFPPGVLNIVHGLGPEVGEPLVLHPAVKAVSFTGSTAVGRRIAGLAAPLLKKVSLELGGKNPTLVFADSDWRDHLDTLVRSAFQNSGQICLCGSRMLVERRIQVEFREALVERATALRIGDPIDEDTQLGPLVSQAHFDKVVSAIARARDEGGRVLCGGTVVDRPGWFVAPTVIEGLGPDCASNREEIFGPVVTLQPFDDDDEALALANAGDYGLAASVWTRDLNRAHRLARDLRAGMVWINTWLQRDLRTPFGGTGTSGLGREGGAEAMRFFTDAKNVGLRLD from the coding sequence ATGCGCCTGACCCACTGGATCGACGGCAAAGCACGCGAGACGGCCAATGGCCGCTCGCAACCGGTTTTCGATCCGGCCAGCGCCCGGCCGTTCGCCGAGGTCGCCCAGGGCGACGCCACCGATGTCGATGCGGCTGTGGAGGCAGCACGTGCGGCTTTCCCGACATGGTCCGCCCTGCCAAACAGCGCCCGCGCCCGTTGGCTCGAAAAACTGGCCGATGCGCTGGAGTCGCGGCTGGAGGCGTTCGCCCAGGCCGAATCGCGGGATGGCGGCAAGCCCATCAAGCTTGCGCGCGAAGTCGAGATCCCGCGTGCCATCAGCAACCTGCGCTTTTTCGCACATGCCGCGACCCAGTTCGCCAGCGAGTCCCACCACGGGGAGGCCGGCCTCAACTACACCCTGCGCCCGCCATTGGGCGTGGTGGCGACCATCTCGCCCTGGAACCTGCCGCTCTACCTGTTGACCTGGAAGATCGCGCCGGCGCTTGCGGCCGGCAACACCGTGGTGGCCAAGCCGTCGGAGATCACCCCGGTGACGGCGACGATGCTGGCGGAGCTCGCGGCCGGGATTGGCTTCCCGCCGGGCGTGCTCAACATCGTCCACGGCCTCGGGCCCGAGGTCGGCGAACCGCTGGTACTGCATCCTGCGGTCAAGGCGGTGTCGTTCACCGGCAGTACCGCAGTGGGACGCCGCATCGCCGGTCTGGCGGCGCCGCTGCTGAAGAAGGTCTCGCTCGAGCTGGGCGGCAAGAACCCGACCCTGGTATTCGCGGACAGCGACTGGCGCGATCATCTGGACACCCTCGTGCGGTCGGCATTCCAGAACTCCGGGCAGATTTGCCTGTGCGGCTCGCGGATGCTGGTGGAACGCCGCATCCAGGTCGAGTTCCGCGAGGCGCTGGTCGAACGCGCGACCGCCCTGCGCATCGGCGACCCGATCGACGAGGACACGCAGCTCGGCCCACTGGTCTCGCAGGCGCATTTCGACAAGGTGGTCTCCGCGATCGCGCGCGCACGCGACGAGGGCGGACGCGTGCTGTGCGGCGGCACCGTGGTCGACCGGCCGGGCTGGTTTGTCGCTCCCACCGTCATCGAGGGGCTCGGGCCGGACTGTGCCAGCAACCGCGAGGAGATCTTCGGGCCGGTCGTGACGCTGCAGCCGTTCGACGATGACGACGAGGCGCTCGCGCTCGCCAATGCCGGCGACTACGGGCTGGCCGCCTCGGTCTGGACCCGCGACCTCAACCGCGCCCACCGGCTGGCCCGCGACCTGCGCGCCGGCATGGTCTGGATCAACACCTGGCTGCAGCGCGACCTGCGCACGCCGTTCGGCGGCACCGGCACATCGGGGCTGGGCCGCGAAGGCGGCGCCGAAGCGATGCGATTCTTCACCGACGCCAAGAACGTCGGCCTACGACTGGACTGA
- the can gene encoding carbonate dehydratase: protein MPSLSELLRHNREWADRVSAEDPGFFERLSRQQAPEYLWIGCSDSRVPANQIIDRAPGEVFVHRNIANVVVHTDLNCLSVIQFAVDVLKVKHILVVGHYGCGGVHAALHGRRLGLSDNWIRHVADVAEQHSDALCNFNDDELRHDRLCELNVLEQVVNVCHTTVVRDAWTRGQSLAVHGWVYTLRDGRVHDLGIDVNASERLPGKYADALARIRVDKEDR, encoded by the coding sequence ATGCCTTCACTTTCCGAACTTCTTCGCCATAACCGCGAATGGGCCGACCGGGTCAGCGCCGAGGATCCCGGCTTCTTCGAACGGCTGTCGCGCCAGCAGGCACCCGAGTACCTCTGGATCGGCTGCAGCGATTCACGCGTGCCGGCCAACCAGATCATCGACCGCGCACCCGGTGAGGTGTTCGTCCACCGCAACATCGCCAACGTCGTCGTGCACACCGACCTCAACTGCCTGTCGGTGATCCAGTTCGCGGTCGACGTGCTGAAGGTCAAGCACATCCTGGTGGTGGGCCACTACGGCTGTGGTGGCGTGCACGCAGCGCTGCACGGGCGCCGCCTTGGGCTGTCGGACAACTGGATCCGGCATGTCGCCGACGTTGCCGAGCAGCACAGCGACGCGCTGTGCAACTTCAACGACGACGAGCTGCGGCACGACCGCCTGTGCGAGCTCAACGTGCTCGAGCAGGTGGTCAACGTCTGCCACACCACCGTCGTGCGCGATGCCTGGACGCGCGGGCAGTCGCTGGCCGTGCACGGCTGGGTCTACACCCTGCGCGACGGCCGGGTCCACGACCTGGGCATCGACGTTAACGCGTCCGAGCGGTTGCCCGGGAAGTACGCCGACGCCCTCGCCCGGATCCGCGTGGACAAGGAGGACCGCTGA
- a CDS encoding RidA family protein, translating to MSGGIRASAAPRPVGAYPHARRVGNLLFLSGIGPRDPATNAIAGNVHDAEGRLVAHDIGAQAHAVFANVRAVLEASGARWEDLVDVTVYLTDMAGDFAGYNAVWAQYFPDIDAAPCRTTLGIDALPTPIAIELKCVAALPA from the coding sequence ATGTCCGGCGGCATCCGCGCCAGCGCGGCGCCACGGCCGGTCGGCGCGTATCCGCACGCGCGGCGGGTCGGCAACCTGCTGTTCCTGTCCGGCATCGGCCCGCGTGACCCCGCCACCAACGCCATCGCCGGCAACGTGCATGACGCCGAGGGCCGGCTGGTCGCCCACGACATAGGTGCCCAGGCCCACGCCGTGTTCGCGAACGTGCGCGCAGTGCTCGAGGCCAGCGGCGCGCGCTGGGAGGACCTGGTGGACGTCACCGTCTACCTCACCGACATGGCGGGCGACTTCGCCGGCTACAACGCGGTGTGGGCGCAGTATTTCCCCGACATCGACGCCGCCCCGTGCCGCACCACCCTGGGCATCGACGCGCTGCCGACGCCGATCGCCATCGAGCTCAAGTGCGTCGCCGCCCTGCCCGCCTGA
- a CDS encoding 3-hydroxyanthranilate 3,4-dioxygenase, which translates to MPLPTPIDLQAWIEEHRDLLKPPVGNKCIVDDDYIVMIVGGPNARTDYHWEEGPEFFHQLEGEMVLRIQEDGKPRDVRIRAGEMFYLPPRVPHSPQRMPGSVGLVIERKRLAHEDDALMWFCINCNHKLYEETFHLVDIEQDFFRVFENFYRDEALRTCAHCGTLNPRPSRYELDADSQADIT; encoded by the coding sequence ATGCCGCTGCCCACCCCGATTGACCTGCAGGCCTGGATCGAGGAACACCGTGACCTGCTCAAGCCGCCGGTCGGCAACAAGTGCATCGTCGACGACGACTACATCGTGATGATCGTCGGTGGCCCCAACGCCCGGACCGATTACCACTGGGAGGAAGGCCCGGAGTTCTTCCACCAGCTGGAAGGCGAGATGGTCCTGCGCATCCAGGAGGACGGCAAACCGCGCGACGTGCGCATCCGCGCCGGCGAGATGTTCTACCTCCCGCCGCGGGTGCCGCACAGCCCGCAGCGGATGCCCGGGTCGGTCGGGCTCGTGATCGAGCGCAAACGCCTGGCGCACGAGGACGATGCGCTGATGTGGTTCTGCATCAACTGCAACCACAAGCTCTACGAGGAAACCTTCCACCTGGTCGACATCGAGCAGGACTTCTTCCGGGTGTTCGAGAACTTCTACCGCGACGAGGCCCTGCGCACCTGCGCCCACTGCGGCACCCTGAACCCACGGCCGTCGCGCTACGAGCTGGACGCCGACTCGCAGGCCGACATCACCTAG
- a CDS encoding amidohydrolase family protein, whose translation MLKIDTHAHYLPRDWPDLARKYGENRFPVIHHTEDGRHRIYKDGKFFREIWSKTWDPQERIDDYARYGVQVQVLSTVPVMFCYWARPHHALELHQALNDHMAQTCRDHPRHYAGIGTVPLQSPRLATQELERCMDQLGLQGVQIGSHVGLADGGNWNLDAPELFGFFEAASELGAAILVHPWDMMGTDTMPKYWLPWLVGMPAEQSRAACSLVFGGVLERLPKLKICLAHGGGSFPYTIGRIEHGFNMRPDLVATDNPRNPREYLQRLYFDSWVADRAALRYLLDTCGVDRVMLGTDYPFPLGEQAPGAGIDALELNAGQQARLFHGTALEWLGLPTSRFA comes from the coding sequence ATGCTCAAGATCGATACCCACGCCCATTACCTGCCACGCGACTGGCCCGACCTGGCGCGCAAGTACGGCGAGAACCGCTTCCCGGTGATCCACCACACCGAGGATGGCCGGCACCGCATCTACAAGGACGGCAAGTTCTTCCGCGAGATCTGGTCCAAGACCTGGGACCCGCAGGAGCGCATCGACGACTACGCCCGCTACGGCGTGCAGGTCCAGGTACTGAGTACGGTGCCGGTGATGTTCTGCTACTGGGCTCGGCCGCACCACGCGCTGGAGCTGCACCAGGCGCTCAACGACCACATGGCGCAGACCTGCCGCGACCACCCGCGGCATTACGCCGGCATCGGCACCGTGCCGCTGCAGTCACCGCGGCTGGCGACCCAGGAGCTGGAGCGCTGCATGGACCAGCTGGGCCTGCAGGGCGTGCAGATTGGCAGCCACGTCGGCCTGGCCGACGGTGGCAACTGGAACCTCGACGCGCCGGAGCTGTTCGGGTTTTTCGAGGCCGCCAGCGAACTCGGCGCGGCCATCCTGGTCCACCCGTGGGACATGATGGGCACCGACACCATGCCCAAGTACTGGCTGCCGTGGCTGGTCGGGATGCCGGCCGAGCAATCGCGCGCGGCCTGCTCGCTGGTCTTCGGCGGGGTATTGGAGCGGCTGCCGAAGCTCAAGATCTGCCTGGCCCATGGCGGCGGCTCGTTCCCGTACACCATCGGCCGCATCGAGCACGGCTTCAACATGCGCCCGGACCTGGTCGCCACCGACAATCCGCGCAACCCGCGCGAGTACCTGCAGCGGCTCTACTTCGATTCCTGGGTGGCCGACCGTGCCGCGCTGCGCTACCTGCTCGACACCTGCGGCGTGGACCGGGTGATGCTGGGCACCGACTACCCGTTCCCGCTGGGCGAGCAGGCGCCCGGCGCCGGCATCGATGCGCTGGAACTGAATGCCGGCCAGCAAGCGCGGCTGTTCCACGGCACCGCGCTGGAGTGGCTTGGCCTGCCGACGTCCCGCTTCGCCTGA
- the kynU gene encoding kynureninase, with translation MTNPYSLDHARSLDATDPLPTRRAEFHVPRHDDADQAYFVGNSLGLQPRGTRAQVEDVLDKWSMEAVEGHFRGHSQWLSYHGLMREPLARLVGAKPLEVVAMNSLTANLHLMMVSFYRPTAERPAILIEAGAFPSDRYAVASQIAFHGFDPDTDLIELEPDLPGGLFSMEAITAAIETHGHRLALVLWPGVQYRTGQSFDLREVTRLAHAQGARCGLDLAHAAGNIELSLHDDGADFAVWCHYKYLNSGPGAVAGCFVHERHAHSGVQRFAGWWGHEPASRFRMGPDFVPSEGADGWQLSNPPILGLAPLRASLDQFDAVGMPALRQKSLRLTGYLQQLIDERLADTLEVVTPRDPAQRGCQLSIRVRGGREQGRALFGHLAAHGVLGDWREPDVIRISPAPLYNTFEDVFRFAHAVEAWRDAGR, from the coding sequence GTGACCAATCCGTACTCGCTCGACCACGCCCGCTCGCTCGATGCGACCGACCCGTTGCCCACGCGCCGCGCCGAGTTCCACGTGCCCCGGCACGATGACGCCGACCAGGCCTATTTCGTCGGCAACTCGCTCGGGCTGCAGCCGCGCGGCACCCGCGCCCAGGTCGAAGACGTGCTGGACAAGTGGTCGATGGAGGCGGTGGAGGGTCATTTCCGCGGGCACTCGCAGTGGCTGAGCTACCACGGGCTGATGCGCGAGCCACTCGCCCGGCTGGTCGGGGCGAAGCCGCTGGAAGTGGTCGCGATGAATTCGCTGACCGCCAACCTGCACCTGATGATGGTCAGCTTCTACCGCCCGACCGCCGAGCGGCCGGCGATCCTGATCGAGGCCGGTGCGTTCCCGTCGGACCGGTACGCGGTGGCTTCGCAGATCGCCTTCCACGGTTTCGACCCGGACACCGACCTGATCGAACTGGAGCCCGACCTGCCCGGTGGCCTGTTCTCGATGGAGGCGATCACAGCCGCCATCGAAACGCACGGCCACCGGCTCGCGCTGGTGCTGTGGCCGGGCGTCCAGTACCGCACCGGCCAGTCGTTCGACCTGCGCGAGGTCACCCGGCTCGCGCATGCCCAGGGCGCGCGCTGCGGCCTGGACCTCGCCCACGCGGCCGGCAACATCGAGTTGTCGTTGCATGACGACGGCGCCGACTTCGCGGTCTGGTGCCACTACAAGTACCTCAACAGTGGGCCGGGGGCGGTCGCCGGCTGTTTCGTCCACGAGCGCCATGCGCACAGTGGCGTGCAGCGGTTCGCCGGCTGGTGGGGCCACGAGCCGGCCAGTCGTTTCCGCATGGGCCCCGACTTCGTCCCGTCCGAGGGCGCCGATGGCTGGCAGCTGAGCAACCCGCCGATCCTGGGCCTTGCGCCGCTGCGCGCCTCGCTTGACCAGTTCGACGCGGTTGGCATGCCTGCCCTGCGCCAGAAATCGCTGCGGCTGACCGGCTATTTGCAGCAGTTGATCGACGAACGCCTGGCCGACACCCTCGAGGTGGTGACCCCGCGCGACCCGGCACAGCGCGGCTGCCAGTTGTCGATCCGCGTGCGCGGCGGGCGTGAGCAGGGCCGCGCACTGTTCGGCCACCTCGCCGCGCACGGCGTGCTGGGCGACTGGCGCGAGCCGGACGTGATCCGCATCTCGCCGGCACCGCTGTACAACACCTTCGAGGACGTGTTCCGCTTCGCCCATGCCGTCGAAGCCTGGCGCGATGCCGGGCGCTAG
- a CDS encoding FAD-dependent oxidoreductase: MNPPNDRHLTIIGAGLAGAVLATLLARRGWDVEVYEKRDDPRKRDLERGRSINLALAERGRNALRQAGADEAVMAQAVMMRGRMVHFADGRTDLQRYGRDDSEVIWSVHRGELNRILLDIAERAGARLHFDLGLQSVDFDNRIAHYGGRDGQSRAIPFRTLIGADGAGSSLRQAMAAETDLRERSDFLDHSYKELEIPPSPGGDFLIEPNALHIWPRGRYMCIALPNDEQTFTVTLFLPNAADPEAGVPGFDTIRTGADARALFDREFPDASALIPRLEQDFDGNPTGVLGTLYLDRWHLDGRAVLVGDAAHAMVPFHGQGMNCAFEDCVALAEHLDRTADRATAFAAFQAERLPNARAIQHMALENYLEMRDRVDDDDYLIQRALERLLAERHPDRFVPRYAMVTFRHIPYAVALERGNIQRELLVELTRGHQRLDTLDWDSVDAAVRARLASLPGDDRPA; this comes from the coding sequence TTGAACCCACCGAACGACAGGCACCTCACCATCATCGGCGCCGGCCTGGCCGGTGCCGTGCTCGCCACCCTGCTCGCCCGCCGCGGCTGGGACGTCGAGGTCTACGAGAAGCGCGACGACCCGCGCAAGCGCGACCTCGAGCGCGGCCGGTCGATCAATCTCGCGCTCGCCGAGCGCGGCCGCAATGCGCTGCGCCAGGCCGGGGCCGACGAAGCGGTGATGGCGCAGGCGGTGATGATGCGGGGACGCATGGTGCACTTCGCCGACGGCCGCACCGACCTGCAGCGCTACGGTCGCGACGACAGCGAAGTGATCTGGTCGGTCCACCGCGGCGAACTCAACCGGATCCTGCTCGACATCGCCGAGCGCGCCGGCGCCAGGCTCCACTTCGACCTCGGCCTGCAGTCCGTCGACTTCGACAACCGGATCGCCCATTACGGTGGCCGGGACGGCCAGTCGCGCGCGATCCCGTTCCGCACCCTGATTGGTGCCGACGGTGCCGGTTCCTCGCTGCGCCAGGCCATGGCGGCGGAGACCGACCTGCGCGAGCGCAGCGACTTCCTCGACCACTCCTACAAGGAACTCGAGATTCCGCCATCGCCCGGCGGCGACTTCCTGATCGAGCCCAACGCACTGCACATCTGGCCCCGCGGCCGCTACATGTGCATCGCGCTGCCCAATGACGAGCAGACGTTCACCGTCACCCTGTTCCTGCCCAACGCGGCCGACCCCGAGGCCGGCGTGCCGGGCTTCGACACCATCCGCACCGGCGCCGACGCGCGTGCGCTGTTCGACCGCGAGTTCCCCGACGCTTCGGCGCTGATCCCGCGGCTGGAGCAGGACTTCGACGGCAACCCGACGGGCGTGCTCGGCACGCTGTACCTGGATCGTTGGCACCTGGACGGGCGCGCCGTGCTGGTCGGCGACGCCGCGCATGCCATGGTGCCGTTCCACGGCCAGGGCATGAACTGCGCGTTCGAGGACTGCGTCGCGCTGGCCGAACACCTGGACCGGACCGCTGACCGCGCCACCGCATTCGCCGCATTCCAGGCCGAGCGCCTGCCCAACGCCCGCGCGATCCAGCACATGGCGCTGGAGAACTACCTGGAGATGCGCGACCGGGTCGACGACGATGATTACCTGATCCAGCGCGCACTCGAACGTTTGCTGGCCGAGCGCCATCCCGACCGCTTCGTGCCCCGCTACGCGATGGTCACGTTCCGGCACATTCCGTACGCGGTGGCGCTGGAGCGCGGCAACATCCAGCGCGAGCTGCTGGTGGAGCTGACCCGCGGCCACCAGCGCCTGGATACGCTGGACTGGGATTCGGTGGACGCAGCCGTGCGCGCGCGCCTGGCGTCGTTGCCCGGGGACGACCGGCCCGCATGA
- the sbcB gene encoding exodeoxyribonuclease I, with amino-acid sequence MPASFLFYDLETFGADPRGSRVAQFAAIRTDTDLNQVEEPISIFVRPADDLLPSPTATLITGITPQHALSEGMAEAHAFALICEEMSRPETCSLGYNSLRFDDEFVRHGLFRNFFDVYEREWRGGNSRWDLLDVLRFAHALRPEGLAWPTREDGATSFRLEHLAEANCVREGDAHEALSDVRALIGLARKLKAAQPRLWDYALRLRDKRFAASLLDTVAMTPVLHISQRFPASRLCAAPMVPIARHPHIDNRVVAFDLGQDPGPLLALDAEAIAARLYVRSTDLPEGVERIGLKEIHLNRSPALSAWNHLRPADFARLGIDAALAESRAATIRDAGPDLAEKVRQVFARNREHTPGDPDGSLYDGFIDGADKRLLPQVRATAPEALGGANFGFRDARLHELLFRYRARNWPETLSPTERARWNDYRRRRLRDDAAGAEYGFARFDAELAELRTLHAGNPASLALLGEIEAWRGDIERSLA; translated from the coding sequence ATGCCCGCCAGCTTCCTGTTCTACGACCTCGAGACCTTCGGCGCCGACCCGCGCGGCAGCCGGGTCGCCCAGTTCGCGGCAATCCGCACCGACACCGACCTCAACCAGGTCGAAGAGCCGATCAGCATCTTCGTGCGCCCGGCCGACGACCTGCTGCCTTCGCCCACCGCGACCCTGATCACCGGCATCACGCCGCAACACGCCCTGAGCGAGGGCATGGCCGAGGCCCATGCGTTCGCGCTGATCTGCGAGGAGATGTCGCGGCCGGAGACCTGCAGCCTCGGCTACAACTCGCTGCGGTTCGACGACGAGTTCGTGCGGCACGGGCTGTTCCGCAACTTCTTCGACGTCTACGAGCGCGAATGGCGCGGCGGCAACTCGCGCTGGGACCTGCTGGATGTGCTCCGCTTCGCGCACGCCCTGCGCCCCGAAGGTCTGGCCTGGCCCACACGCGAGGACGGCGCGACGTCGTTCCGGCTCGAGCACCTGGCGGAGGCCAACTGCGTCCGCGAGGGTGATGCCCACGAGGCGCTGTCGGATGTGCGCGCCCTGATCGGCCTGGCGCGCAAGCTCAAGGCTGCCCAGCCGCGGCTATGGGACTACGCGCTGCGCCTGCGCGACAAGCGGTTCGCCGCGAGCCTGCTCGACACCGTGGCGATGACCCCGGTGCTGCACATCTCGCAGCGGTTCCCGGCCAGTCGTCTGTGCGCGGCGCCGATGGTGCCGATTGCCCGCCACCCGCACATCGACAATCGGGTGGTCGCGTTCGACCTGGGCCAGGACCCCGGCCCGTTGCTGGCGTTGGATGCCGAAGCAATCGCCGCACGGCTGTACGTGCGCAGCACAGACCTGCCCGAGGGCGTCGAGCGCATTGGCCTGAAGGAGATCCACCTCAACCGGAGCCCGGCTTTGTCGGCCTGGAACCACCTGCGCCCGGCTGATTTCGCCAGGCTGGGCATCGACGCGGCGTTGGCCGAAAGCCGCGCCGCAACGATCCGCGACGCCGGCCCGGACCTGGCCGAAAAGGTCCGCCAGGTGTTCGCGCGCAATCGCGAACACACCCCCGGCGATCCGGACGGGAGCCTGTACGACGGCTTCATCGACGGCGCCGACAAGCGCCTGCTCCCGCAGGTACGCGCGACCGCGCCCGAAGCGCTGGGCGGGGCGAACTTTGGGTTCCGCGACGCCCGCCTGCACGAACTGCTGTTCCGGTACCGCGCCCGCAACTGGCCGGAGACCCTGTCCCCCACCGAGCGTGCGCGGTGGAACGACTACCGCCGCAGGCGCCTGCGCGATGACGCTGCCGGCGCCGAGTACGGTTTTGCGCGGTTCGACGCCGAGCTGGCCGAACTCCGGACCCTCCACGCCGGCAATCCCGCAAGCCTGGCCCTGCTGGGCGAGATCGAGGCGTGGCGCGGCGACATCGAGCGCAGCCTGGCTTGA
- a CDS encoding DUF2461 domain-containing protein: protein MSTYFSDRSFRFLRALARNNNRTWFHAHKTDFEAHVRAPFQQLLTDLQPIIAGISPHYRSDPRTVGGSMFRIQRDTRFANDKSPYKGWQGARVFHERRRQVAAPSFYIHLQPGECFVGAGLWHPETPTVRRVRHFIVDNPAGWKAAAHGTRLRRRFRHDDSEMLVRMPAGFPSDFEFADDLRRKNFAALRPLGDDAMTGPRLLATLRSDLETLAPFVDYLCASLDLEF from the coding sequence ATGTCCACGTACTTCAGCGACAGGTCGTTCCGGTTCCTGCGGGCGCTGGCGCGCAACAACAACCGGACTTGGTTCCACGCGCACAAGACCGACTTCGAGGCCCATGTCCGGGCACCGTTCCAGCAGTTGCTGACCGACCTGCAACCCATCATTGCCGGCATCAGCCCACACTACCGGTCCGACCCGCGGACAGTGGGCGGGTCGATGTTCCGCATCCAGCGCGACACGCGCTTCGCCAACGACAAATCGCCGTACAAAGGCTGGCAGGGCGCGCGGGTTTTCCACGAGCGGCGCCGGCAGGTCGCCGCGCCATCGTTCTACATCCACCTGCAGCCGGGCGAATGTTTCGTCGGCGCCGGCCTGTGGCACCCGGAGACGCCTACCGTGCGCCGGGTCCGGCATTTCATCGTGGACAATCCGGCCGGCTGGAAAGCCGCGGCCCACGGCACCCGTCTGCGCCGGCGGTTCCGCCACGACGACAGCGAGATGCTCGTACGCATGCCGGCGGGGTTCCCGTCCGATTTCGAGTTTGCCGACGACCTGCGGCGCAAGAACTTCGCCGCGTTGCGTCCGCTGGGCGACGACGCGATGACCGGTCCCCGCCTGTTGGCAACGCTGCGGAGCGACCTCGAAACGCTCGCCCCGTTTGTCGACTACCTGTGTGCGTCGCTGGACCTGGAGTTCTGA
- a CDS encoding DUF2939 domain-containing protein: MKKWLALPVLALALLLAYVVAGPFLAYNGIRDAVQAQDTGALARHVDFPVLRANLKAQVDDYVVRRAGPDAQASLFGVVAVRIASGLAGGAVDTMVTPAGIGALLQGRAVWHRASGGGVTGNTYEHASPGDPLREPDYGFDSPSRFTATVEDRNGEPVTFVLTRDGLQWKLTDIRLPISAVD, translated from the coding sequence ATGAAGAAGTGGCTCGCCCTCCCCGTCCTCGCCCTCGCGTTGCTGCTCGCCTACGTCGTTGCCGGCCCGTTCCTGGCCTACAACGGCATCCGCGACGCCGTGCAGGCCCAGGACACCGGCGCGCTGGCGCGCCACGTGGACTTCCCGGTGTTGCGTGCCAACCTCAAGGCGCAGGTCGACGACTACGTGGTCCGTCGTGCCGGCCCCGACGCCCAGGCGAGCCTGTTCGGCGTCGTCGCGGTGCGTATCGCCAGTGGACTGGCGGGTGGCGCGGTCGACACCATGGTCACGCCAGCCGGGATCGGGGCGCTGCTGCAGGGGCGCGCGGTGTGGCACCGCGCCAGTGGCGGTGGCGTCACCGGCAACACCTATGAGCACGCGTCGCCGGGTGATCCGTTGCGCGAACCCGATTACGGATTCGATTCCCCGTCGCGCTTTACCGCCACCGTCGAGGACCGTAACGGCGAGCCGGTCACGTTCGTGCTGACGCGCGACGGCCTGCAGTGGAAGCTCACCGACATCCGGCTGCCGATCAGCGCGGTCGACTGA
- a CDS encoding 5'-nucleotidase, with amino-acid sequence MPDAQADPLIVAISSRTLFDLEDSHTLFEREGLDAYAAFQRSHEDDLLEPGVAFPLVRKLLGLNDGSPPDAPRVEVILISRNSADTGLRIFNSIAHHGLSIRRAAFSNGAPPFPYIRPFGADLFLSTHAEDVRSALAAGVAAATLLPAKAPQHRHDQLRIAFDGDAVIFDDEGERVSREGGLEAFAEHERTRAGEPLSGGPFRGFLDALHRLQAAFPIGEASPIRTALVTARSVPAHERVIRTLREWGIRLDEALFLGGRPKGPFLDAFGADIFFDDSEHNIESARGLVTAGHVPHGIANPVLPVGKPTG; translated from the coding sequence ATGCCCGACGCACAAGCCGATCCGCTGATTGTCGCGATCTCTTCGCGCACCCTGTTCGACCTCGAGGACAGCCACACGCTGTTCGAGCGTGAGGGCCTCGATGCCTACGCCGCGTTCCAGCGCAGCCACGAGGACGACCTGCTTGAACCGGGCGTGGCCTTCCCGCTGGTGCGCAAACTGCTGGGCCTCAACGACGGGTCACCGCCTGATGCGCCGCGGGTCGAGGTGATCCTGATCTCGCGCAACTCGGCCGACACCGGGCTGCGCATCTTCAATTCCATCGCCCACCACGGCCTCTCGATCCGGCGTGCCGCGTTCAGTAATGGCGCTCCGCCTTTTCCTTACATCCGCCCGTTCGGTGCCGACCTGTTCCTGTCGACCCATGCAGAGGACGTGCGCAGCGCGCTGGCAGCGGGGGTCGCGGCGGCCACGCTGTTGCCGGCCAAGGCGCCGCAGCATCGGCATGACCAGTTGCGGATCGCGTTCGATGGTGACGCCGTCATTTTCGACGACGAGGGCGAGCGGGTATCGCGCGAGGGTGGGCTGGAGGCCTTTGCCGAGCACGAGCGCACGCGCGCAGGTGAGCCACTTTCCGGTGGGCCGTTCCGCGGGTTCCTGGACGCACTGCACCGGCTGCAGGCGGCATTCCCGATCGGCGAGGCGTCGCCGATCCGTACCGCGCTGGTCACTGCACGGTCGGTGCCTGCACACGAGCGGGTGATCCGGACGCTGCGCGAATGGGGCATCCGGCTGGACGAGGCGCTGTTCCTCGGTGGCCGGCCGAAAGGCCCGTTCCTGGACGCGTTCGGGGCCGACATCTTCTTCGACGACTCCGAGCACAACATCGAGTCGGCCCGTGGGCTGGTGACCGCCGGCCACGTCCCGCACGGCATCGCCAATCCGGTCCTGCCGGTGGGCAAGCCGACCGGCTGA